A portion of the Salvelinus fontinalis isolate EN_2023a chromosome 32, ASM2944872v1, whole genome shotgun sequence genome contains these proteins:
- the LOC129831382 gene encoding TGF-beta receptor type-2-like, with translation MELLRFSPFWWGTIMFGSILLEQKMASSMTMLKLKRLCKFCDVESTSCTGTGSCMTDCSITSICPHPEDVCVSIWRKKDDNVTIDTICHNPAHKLHGLVLEDYNNSKCEMRERNGMGSQFFICSCSEDECNDHIFFTPYSLDFQVVSVILVSLVPLLVLAVLVITSFYWYRIYHQRRAGAKRKKTPLDFSDAHAIMMDDDGSDSSSTHANNLNHNTELLPIELDAQVGKGRFAEVYKAKLKQGAAGAGEHFETVAVKIFADEEYASWKNEKDIFSDADLRHENVLHFLTAEDHKVEKQYWLITAYHPRGNLQEYLTRHVISWDDLWVLGGSLARGVAHLHSDHTLCGRYKVPIVHRDIKSSNILVKGDLTCVLCDFGLGLRLDNSLSVDELANSGQVGTARYMAPEVLESRINLENIESFKQTDVYSMALVLWEITSRCNAIGEVKDYEPPFGKVREHPCVESMKDSVLRDRGRPEIPSSWMNHPGIQVVCGTIDECWDHDPEARLTAQCVAERFNDMEHPDKLSGRSNSEEKIPQDVSVTEIEEIEK, from the exons ATGGAGCTACTTCGTTTTTCCCCTTTCTGGTGGGGAACGATAATGTTTGGTAGTATTCTTCTAGAACAGAAAA TGGCCTCATCAATGACTATGCTGAAGCTGAAGCGTCTGTGTAAGTTCTGTGACGTTGAGTCTACCAGCTGTACGGGCACAGGGAGCTGTATGACCGACTGTAGCATCACATCCATCTGCCCCCATCCAGAGGACGTGTGTGTCAGCATTTG GAGGAAGAAAGACGACAATGTCACCATAGACACGATATGCCACAACCCAGCCCATAAGCTGCATGGTCTGGTGCTGGAGGACTATAACAACAGCAAGTGTGAGATGAGGGAGAGGAATGGCATGGGTTCCCAGTTCTTCATCTGCTCCTGCTCCGAGGACGAGTGCAACGACCACATTTTCTTCACCCCCT ACTCCCTGGACTTCCAGGTGGTGTCGGTGATCCTggtcagcctggttcctctgctGGTTCTGGCCGTGCTGGTCATCACATCCTTCTATTGGTACCGCATCTACCACCAGCGCCGCGCCGGTGCCAAGCGCAAGAAGACGCCGCTCGACTTCAGTGATGCCCACGCCATCATGATGGACGACGACGGCTCGGACAGCAGCTCCACGCACGCCAACAACCTCAACCACAACACGGAGCTCCTCCCCATCGAGCTGGACGCCCAGGTGGGCAAGGGCCGCTTCGCCGAGGTCTACAAGGCCAAGCTGAAGCAGGGCGCCGCGGGGGCCGGCGAGCACTTCGAGACCGTTGCCGTCAAAATTTTCGCAGACGAGGAATATGCCTCGTGGAAGAACGAGAAGGACATCTTCTCGGATGCCGACCTGCGCCACGAGAATGTCCTGCACTTCCTGACCGCAGAGGACCACAAGGTGGAGAAACAGTATTGGCTGATCACGGCCTACCACCCCCGGGGCAACCTCCAGGAGTACCTGACGCGCCACGTCATCAGCTGGGACGACCTTTGGGTGCTGGGCGGGTCGCTGGCAAGGGGCGTGGCCCACCTACATAGTGACCACACGTTGTGCGGACGCTACAAGGTGCCAATCGTCCACCGGGACATCAAGAGCTCCAACATCCTGGTGAAGGGGGACCTCACCTGTGTCCTGTGTGACTTCGGACTGGGTCTGCGTCTGGACAACTCGCTGTCTGTGGACGAGCTGGCCAACAGTGGGCAG GTGGGCACTGCCAGGTACATGGCCCCTGAGGTGCTGGAGTCCAGGATCAACCTGGAAAACATTGAGTCGTTCAAGCAGACAGACGTTTACTCCATGGCCCTGGTACTGTGGGAGATCACCTCCAGGTGCAACGCCATTGGAG agGTGAAGGACTACGAGCCGCCCTTCGGTAAGGTGAGGGAGCACCCGTGTGTGGAGAGTATGAAGGACAGCGTtctcagagacagagggaggccaGAGATCCCCAGCAGCTGGATGAACCACCCA GGCATCCAGGTGGTGTGCGGCACCATAGACGAGTGCTGGGACCACGACCCCGAGGCCAGGCTGACTGCTCAGTGTGTGGCCGAACGCTTCAACGACATGGAGCACCCAGACAAGCTGTCTGGACGCAGCAATTCCGAGGAGAAGATCCCCCAGGACGTCTCTGTGACGGAGATCGAAGAGATTGAGAAGTAG